From a single Sander vitreus isolate 19-12246 chromosome 2, sanVit1, whole genome shotgun sequence genomic region:
- the LOC144534717 gene encoding RING finger protein 122 isoform X1, translating into MQQFRWCNGCLCGLGCQRFEHYCSMTSEIYHLPLNVYVIVLGIGLFVFMLSLIFCCYLFRLKQGTREQFSYNEVVLKGASKKLSLLGQTCAVCLEEFRTRDELGVCSCSHAFHKKCLLKWLEIRSVCPMCNKPILRLHTDTPQGAEGPMDPEEV; encoded by the exons ATGCAACAATTCCGATGGTGTAACG GATGCCTGTGTGGTTTGGGTTGTCAGCGCTTTGAACACTACTGCAGCATGACGTCTGAGATCTATCACCTCCCGCTCAATGTGTATGTCATTGTGCTGGGCATCGGCCTCTTCGTCTTCATGCTCAGCCTCATCTTCTGCTGCTACCTTTTCAG gTTGAAACAAGGAACCAGGGAGCAGTTCAGCTACAATGAG GTGGTGCTGAAGGGAGCAAGCAAGAAACTGAGCCTTCTAGGA CAAACCTGTGCGGTGTGTCTGGAAGAATTCAGGACCAGAGATGAACTGGGAGTGTGTTCATGCTCACATGCATTTCACAAGAA GTGCCTGCTTAAGTGGCTGGAGATCCGcagcgtgtgccccatgtgtAACAAACCCATCCTCCGGCTCCACACTGATACTCCCCAGGGTGCTGAGGGTCCAATGGATCCGGAGGAGGTGTGA
- the LOC144534717 gene encoding RING finger protein 122 isoform X2, whose product MTSEIYHLPLNVYVIVLGIGLFVFMLSLIFCCYLFRLKQGTREQFSYNEVVLKGASKKLSLLGQTCAVCLEEFRTRDELGVCSCSHAFHKKCLLKWLEIRSVCPMCNKPILRLHTDTPQGAEGPMDPEEV is encoded by the exons ATGACGTCTGAGATCTATCACCTCCCGCTCAATGTGTATGTCATTGTGCTGGGCATCGGCCTCTTCGTCTTCATGCTCAGCCTCATCTTCTGCTGCTACCTTTTCAG gTTGAAACAAGGAACCAGGGAGCAGTTCAGCTACAATGAG GTGGTGCTGAAGGGAGCAAGCAAGAAACTGAGCCTTCTAGGA CAAACCTGTGCGGTGTGTCTGGAAGAATTCAGGACCAGAGATGAACTGGGAGTGTGTTCATGCTCACATGCATTTCACAAGAA GTGCCTGCTTAAGTGGCTGGAGATCCGcagcgtgtgccccatgtgtAACAAACCCATCCTCCGGCTCCACACTGATACTCCCCAGGGTGCTGAGGGTCCAATGGATCCGGAGGAGGTGTGA